A region from the Sulfitobacter sp. D7 genome encodes:
- a CDS encoding PTS sugar transporter subunit IIA: protein MDFGKLLKPEAVKVLTSASSKKRLMQDIGELAQQAYGLPAGQVVDALMTRETLGPTGVGHGVALPHARMDGIDKVVGAFVLLDKPIDFSSVDRQPVDVAFALFAPEDAGVEHLKALALVARTLRDTSICTKLRSNPDPATLYTILTEDKADKAA from the coding sequence ATGGATTTCGGCAAACTCCTCAAGCCAGAGGCCGTGAAGGTTTTGACTTCGGCTTCGAGCAAGAAGCGTCTGATGCAGGATATCGGCGAACTCGCCCAGCAAGCCTATGGGCTGCCGGCCGGCCAAGTGGTGGATGCGCTGATGACGCGCGAAACCCTCGGGCCGACCGGAGTCGGCCACGGCGTCGCCCTGCCCCATGCGCGAATGGACGGGATCGACAAGGTTGTCGGTGCTTTCGTGCTGCTGGACAAACCGATTGATTTCTCTTCGGTCGATCGTCAGCCAGTCGATGTGGCCTTTGCCCTCTTCGCCCCCGAAGATGCGGGGGTGGAGCACCTCAAGGCGCTGGCACTGGTGGCCCGCACGCTGCGCGACACCAGCATCTGCACCAAGCTGCGGTCGAACCCCGACCCGGCCACGCTTTACACCATCCTGACCGAGGACAAGGCCGACAAGGCCGCCTGA
- the hpf gene encoding ribosome hibernation-promoting factor, HPF/YfiA family, with product MRYQISGKQIDIGDALRTHVRTELDEAVSKYAERPTDALVVFSKTGHEFACEATVHLSTGLNASAKAKATEIYAAFDSCCEKMEKQLRRYKRRLKDHHKERAEPVELLGASSYILASDSDSDAQEPDTLQPMIIAEMQTKVPTLSVGEAVMQMELSGDPVLLFRKEGQEGMNVVYRREDGNIGWIDPS from the coding sequence ATGCGGTATCAGATCAGTGGCAAACAGATCGACATTGGCGATGCGCTCCGGACACATGTCCGGACCGAACTGGACGAGGCGGTCAGCAAATATGCCGAACGCCCGACAGATGCTCTGGTGGTGTTTTCCAAAACAGGTCACGAATTTGCCTGCGAGGCCACCGTGCATCTTTCCACCGGTCTCAATGCGTCGGCCAAGGCCAAGGCGACAGAGATCTATGCCGCCTTCGATAGCTGCTGCGAAAAGATGGAAAAACAGCTGCGCCGCTACAAGCGCCGCCTGAAGGACCATCACAAAGAACGCGCCGAACCGGTTGAACTTTTGGGTGCGTCCTCCTATATCCTCGCGTCAGACAGCGATTCAGATGCGCAGGAACCTGATACCCTCCAACCCATGATCATTGCAGAGATGCAGACAAAGGTGCCAACTTTGTCTGTCGGTGAAGCGGTGATGCAGATGGAATTGTCGGGCGACCCGGTGCTGCTGTTTCGCAAGGAAGGCCAGGAAGGGATGAACGTCGTGTACCGTCGAGAAGACGGCAACATCGGCTGGATCGACCCTTCGTAA
- the lptB gene encoding LPS export ABC transporter ATP-binding protein, translated as MMPPELKVAGGESGLRIQHLRKSYRKKAVIRDFSMELDRGEVVALLGPNGSGKTTTFYAVAGLVTPEGGRVTVDGKDVTTLPMYRRAQLGIGYLPQEMSIFRGLSVQDNISAILDIRVKHRHQRRERLEELLTEFSIEHLRRAPALALSGGERRRVEIARCLAANPNYLLLDEPFAGVDPISVGDIRQLVADLKKRGIGVLITDHNVRETLEIVDRAYILHEGKVLMSGTPEEVVQNENVRRVYLGDNFRIS; from the coding sequence CTGATGCCGCCCGAGCTTAAAGTCGCCGGGGGCGAATCCGGCCTGCGCATTCAGCATTTGCGCAAGTCTTATCGCAAGAAAGCGGTAATCCGCGACTTTTCGATGGAGCTTGACCGGGGTGAGGTCGTGGCGCTGCTGGGGCCGAACGGGTCGGGCAAGACCACGACTTTCTACGCGGTGGCCGGGCTGGTCACGCCCGAAGGCGGGCGCGTCACGGTGGATGGCAAGGATGTCACCACCCTGCCGATGTACCGCCGCGCGCAGTTGGGAATCGGCTATCTGCCGCAGGAAATGAGCATCTTTCGCGGGCTGTCGGTGCAAGACAACATCAGCGCGATTCTCGATATCCGGGTCAAACACCGTCACCAGCGCCGCGAACGGCTCGAAGAGCTGCTGACCGAGTTTTCCATCGAACACCTGCGCCGCGCGCCTGCGCTGGCCCTGTCGGGTGGGGAGCGTCGCCGGGTCGAAATCGCCCGCTGTCTGGCCGCCAATCCCAACTATCTGCTGCTTGACGAACCCTTTGCCGGGGTCGATCCGATCTCTGTCGGGGACATCCGGCAATTGGTTGCCGACCTTAAAAAACGTGGCATCGGCGTGCTGATCACCGACCACAACGTCCGCGAAACCCTAGAGATCGTGGACCGCGCCTATATCCTGCATGAGGGCAAAGTTCTGATGTCCGGAACGCCCGAAGAAGTTGTGCAAAACGAGAATGTGCGCCGCGTCTACCTTGGCGATAACTTCCGTATTTCCTAA
- the lptA gene encoding lipopolysaccharide transport periplasmic protein LptA has product MLPLFLALHAAPVSAQSADVAFGALEQDTSLPVEVTADNLSVDNATGTAVFTGNVLISQGEMTLSAGKVEVIYRASDQGIAKLEATGGVVLVAGEDAAESQRADYDIDAGTLVMSGDVLMTQGPSALSAQEMTVNLNDGTAQMSGGVKTILQPGSGN; this is encoded by the coding sequence ATGCTGCCGCTGTTTCTCGCGCTGCATGCCGCCCCTGTCTCTGCCCAATCTGCCGATGTGGCCTTTGGCGCGCTAGAGCAAGATACCAGCCTGCCCGTCGAAGTGACCGCCGACAACCTATCGGTCGACAACGCCACGGGCACCGCGGTCTTTACTGGCAATGTGTTGATTTCGCAGGGCGAAATGACCCTGTCCGCCGGCAAGGTCGAGGTGATCTATCGCGCGTCGGATCAAGGCATCGCCAAGTTGGAAGCAACCGGCGGCGTGGTCTTGGTCGCGGGTGAAGACGCCGCTGAATCGCAGCGGGCCGACTATGATATCGACGCAGGCACCTTGGTAATGAGCGGCGATGTGCTGATGACCCAAGGCCCAAGTGCGCTGAGCGCGCAGGAAATGACGGTAAACCTAAACGACGGCACGGCGCAGATGTCAGGCGGCGTGAAGACCATTTTGCAGCCCGGCAGCGGCAACTGA
- the lptC gene encoding LPS export ABC transporter periplasmic protein LptC, producing MKGDRHSRVVSWLKVLFPLIALALLSTLFLLSRAIEPQAVIPFADKEVQERLRDQQITGPFYSGTTAEGDLISFSAEKLTTPGGETGTNEAEEIEATLDLQGGAKITLQSNRGRFDTGAEEAELAGDVRVSTSTGYQILSDRMTSNLTTLDLLSPGPVKATSPVGEITAGRMAITNRQNSAGSQLLFTKGVKLIYTPQATKE from the coding sequence ATGAAGGGTGACCGCCACTCTCGCGTCGTCTCTTGGCTGAAAGTGCTCTTTCCGCTGATCGCGCTGGCGCTGCTGTCGACCCTGTTTTTGCTGTCGCGCGCGATTGAACCGCAGGCGGTGATCCCCTTTGCAGATAAAGAAGTGCAAGAGCGGCTGCGCGACCAGCAGATCACCGGCCCCTTCTATTCCGGCACCACGGCGGAGGGCGATCTGATCTCATTCTCGGCGGAAAAGCTGACCACCCCCGGCGGGGAAACCGGCACCAACGAGGCCGAAGAGATCGAGGCGACGCTGGACCTGCAGGGCGGTGCCAAGATCACTCTGCAATCCAACAGAGGTCGGTTTGACACCGGCGCGGAAGAAGCGGAACTGGCGGGCGATGTGCGGGTTAGCACCTCAACCGGCTACCAGATTCTGTCGGACCGGATGACTTCGAACCTCACCACACTAGATCTGCTATCACCCGGCCCGGTCAAAGCCACCAGCCCCGTGGGCGAGATCACCGCCGGGCGCATGGCCATCACCAACCGCCAGAACAGCGCCGGATCGCAATTGCTTTTCACAAAGGGTGTGAAACTGATATACACGCCGCAAGCAACGAAAGAGTAA